A genomic window from Camelina sativa cultivar DH55 chromosome 2, Cs, whole genome shotgun sequence includes:
- the LOC104712468 gene encoding uncharacterized protein LOC104712468 yields the protein MGSLESGMMIPVKRVDSGRSGRQQQQQQHQFLQRNRSRLSRFFLLKRLDYLQWVCTICVFFFFVVLFQMFLPGLVIDKSDKPWIRISKDNLPPDLVVFREKGVFDFGDDVRIEPTKLLMKFQREEANAFNFTLSSSSLNTTLQRFGFRKPKLALVFGDLLADPEQVLMVSLSRALLEIGYAIEVYSVIDGPVIGIWQTMGVPVTILETNHASSCVIDWLSYDGVIVNSLRARSTFTCFMQEPFKSLPLVWVINEETLAVRSRQYNSTGHTELLTDWKKIFSRASVVVFHNYLLPILYSEFDAGNFYVIPGSPEDVWEPNNLDFPQKDDVVISIVGSQFLYKGQWLEHALLLQALRPLFSGYYDESYNPHLKIIVLGGESASNYSVAIETISQNLTYPRDTVKHVSIAGNVDKILESSDLVIYGSFLEEQSFPEILMKAMSLGKAIVAPDLFNIKKHVDDRVTGYLFPKQDLNVLSQIVLEVISEGKISPLAQKIASMGKTTVKNMMARETIEGYVALLENVLKFSSEVASPKDVQKAPPKLREEWNWHPFEAFLDTSPNDRTARSYDFLAKVEGHWNHTPGEAMKFGVVNDDSFVYEIWEEERYLQMMNTKKRREDEELKSRVLQYRGTWEEVYKSAKRADRSKNELHERDEGELLRTGQPLCIYEPYFGEGTWSFLHQYPLYRGVGLSVKGRRPRMDDVDAASRLPLFNNPYYRDALGDFGAFFAISNKIDRLHKNSWIGFQSWRATARKESLSKIAEDALLNAIQTRKHGDALYFWVRMDKDPRNPLQKPFWSFCDAINAGNCRFAYNETLKKMYTIKNLDSLPPMPEDGDTWSVMQSWALPTRSFLEFVMFSRMFVDSLDAQIYEEHHRTNRCYLSLTKDKHCYSRVLELLVNVWAYHSARRIVYIDPKTGLMQEQHKQKNRLGKMWVKWFDYTTLKAMDEDLAEEADSDRRVGHWLWPWTGEIMWRGTLEKEKQKKNLEKEEKKKKSRDKLTRMRSRNGRQKVIGKYVKPPPENETVTGNSTLLTVDA from the exons TTTGATTTCGGTGATGATGTTAGAATTGAGCCAACCAAGCTTCTCATGAAGTTCCAGAGAGAAGAAGCTAATGCTTTTAATTtcactttgtcttcttcttctctcaataCCACTCTGCAGCGTTTTGGATTCAGAAAGCCCAAGCTAGCTCTG GTTTTTGGCGATTTGTTAGCTGATCCAGAACAGGTGTTAATGGTGTCTCTCTCCAGGGCACTGCTAGAGATTGGCTATGCAATTGAG GTTTACTCGGTTATAGACGGTCCAGTGATTGGTATTTGGCAGACGATGGGAGTTCCAGTCACAATACTCGAGACTAACCATGCATCGAGTTGTGTTATCGACTGGCTGTC TTATGACGGCGTAATTGTAAACTCTCTCCGAGCAAGGAGTACATTTACTTG CTTCATGCAAGAACCTTTCAAATCTTTGCCTCTTGTTTGGGTCATCAATGAAGAAACTCTCGCTGTTCGGTCTAGACAGTACAACTCAACAGGTCACACTGAACTCCTCACGGATTGGAAAAAGATTTTCAGCCGGGCATCAGTTGTAGTCTTCCATAATTATCTCCTTCCG ATTCTCTACTCTGAGTTTGATGCTGGCAACTTTTATGTCATTCCCGGATCACCAGAAGACGTATGGGAACCAAATAATCTAGATTTTCCACAAAAAGATGATGTGGTCATTTCCATTGTGGGAAGTCAGTTCTTGTACAAGGGTCAATGGCTGGAACATGCCCTGCTTCTGCAAGCTCTACGGCCGTTATTTTCAGGCTATTATGATGAAAGTTATAATCCCCATCTCAAGATCATAGTTTTAGGTGGAGAGTCAGCTTCCAACTACAGCGTAGCTATTGAG ACAATTTCCCAGAACTTGACATATCCAAGAGATACTGTGAAGCATGTAAGCATTGCGGGGAATGTTGATAAGATACTTGAAAGTTCTGATCTTGTTATATACGGATCGTTTCTTGAGGAGCAGTCTTTTCCAGAAATTTTGATGAAGGCTATGTCCTTGGGAAAAGCTATAGTTGCGCCTGACCTCTTCAACATTAAAAAACAC GTTGATGACAGGGTTACTGGGTATCTTTTCCCCAAGCAAGATCTTAATGTTCTGTCACAGATTGTGCTTGAAGTGATATCAGAAGGGAAAATATCCCCACTGGCTCAGAAGATTGCCTCCATGGGGAAAACAACTGTGAAAAATATGATGGCTCGGGAAACAATAGAAGGTTATGTGGCCCTACTAGAGAATGTTCTCAAGTTTTCTTCAGAAGTTGCTTCTCCTAAGGATGTACAAAAGGCTCCTCCAAAACTGAGAGAAGAGTGGAATTGGCATCCATTTGAAGCTTTTCTGGATACATCGCCGAATGATAGAACAGCAAGAAGTTATGACTTCTTAGCAAAGGTTGAGGGGCATTGGAACCATACCCCAGGAGAAGCTATGAAATTTGGAGTTGTTAATGATGATTCGTTCGTGTATGAAATTtgggaagaagagagatatCTTCAAATGATGAATACTAAAAAAAGGCGAGAAGATGAGGAG CTGAAAAGCAGAGTCTTACAGTATCGTGGGACATGGGAGGAAGTATATAAAAGCGCCAAAAGGGCAGACCGAAGTAAGAATGAACTACATGAAAGGGATGAAGGGGAGCTGCTAAGAACCGGTCAACCTTTATGCATATATGAACCATATTTTGGTGAAGGAACCTGGTCGTTTCTACATCAATATCCCCTCTATCGTGGGGTTGGCTTG TCAGTTAAAGGACGGAGACCTAGGATGGATGATGTCGATGCAGCATCACGTCTTCCGCTTTTCAACAATCCATACTATCGCGATGCTCTTGGTGACTTTGGAGCATTTTTTGCAATTTCAAACAAGATTGATCGTTTACACAAGAATTCGTGGATTGGGTTTCAATCCTGGAGAGCGACTGCCAGGAAG GAATCTTTATCCAAGATTGCTGAGGATGCATTACTTAATGCTATACAAACACGGAAACACGGAGATGCCTTATATTTTTGGGTTCGCATGGACAAGGATCCGAGAAATCCTCTGCAGAAACCCTTTTGGTCGTTCTGTGATGCCATAAATGCTGGGAACTGCAG GTTTGCTTACAACGAAACTTTGAAGAAAATGTACACGATCAAGAACTTGGACTCACTGCCACCAATGCCCGAGGATGGAGATACATGGTCTGTGATGCAGAGCTGGGCATTGCCAACGAGATCCTTCTTAGAGTTTGTCATGTTCTCAAG AATGTTTGTGGATTCACTGGATGCACAGATATATGAAGAGCATCATCGAACAAACCGTTGCTATCTGAGTTTAACCAAA GACAAGCATTGCTATTCGCGGGTACTAGAGCTTCTGGTGAACGTATGGGCGTACCACAGCGCAAGACGCATTGTCTACATAGATCCAAAGACTGGTTTGATGCAGGAGCAACACAAACAGAAGAATCGGCTAGGGAAAATGTGGGTGAAGTGGTTCGACTACACAACTCTGAAAGCAATGGACGAAGATCTTGCAGAAGAAGCGGACTCAGACCGTCGTGTGGGTCACTGGCTATGGCCATGGACTGGTGAGATCATGTGGCGGGGTACattagagaaagagaagcaaaagaagaatttagagaaagaggagaagaagaagaaaagtcgAGATAAGCTGACTAGAATGAGAAGTCGAAATGGTCGCCAGAAAGTGATCGGAAAATATGTAAAACCGCCTCCGGAGAACGAAACTGTTACCGGAAACTCCACTTTGTTAACCGTAGAcgcataa
- the LOC104712476 gene encoding BON1-associated protein 2-like, protein MVEETHVLEINLISAQRLKEPTGKLRRLQTYASVWVESSNKLRTRIDRIGAENPIWNDKFVFQVSPEFLSSETSGVSIEIYAVGYLRDHLIGTVRFLVSNFLPTAAVKVPSLVALQIRRPSGKFHGVLNIAAMVMDASELPADFFKSVQEIRRMSRKMKKSRSAVSVSSSENGFADDAGSSRENSVCGSVNFSDDGTGSTASSSPMPSPLRDWNAVRNLAGKNHVRASSDGGGLMCCFLMKSSGVLPPRRREMMDG, encoded by the coding sequence atggtgGAGGAGACGCACGTTCTTGAGATCAATCTCATCTCTGCGCAACGTCTCAAAGAACCGACGGGAAAGCTGCGGCGATTGCAGACCTACGCATCAGTCTGGGTTGAATCTTCAAACAAGCTCCGTACTCGGATCGATCGGATCGGCGCTGAGAATCCGATTTGGAACGACAAATTCGTTTTCCAGGTCTCGCCGGAGTTCCTATCAAGCGAAACATCAGGCGTTTCAATCGAGATCTACGCGGTTGGTTACCTCCGGGATCATCTGATCGGAACCGTACGTTTCCTCGTAAGTAACTTCCTCCCAACCGCCGCCGTGAAAGTTCCGTCTCTCGTCGCGCTTCAGATCCGTCGTCCTTCTGGAAAGTTCCACGGCGTTCTTAACATCGCGGCTATGGTGATGGACGCTTCTGAGCTCCCCGCCGATTTCTTCAAGTCCGTTCAAGAGATCCGCCGGATGAGTCGTAAAATGAAAAAGTCTAGATCTGCGGTTAGCGTTAGCTCGTCGGAGAACGGTTTCGCCGATGACGCTGGGAGTTCGAGAGAGAATTCGGTTTGCGGATCTGTAAATTTCTCCGACGACGGTACGGGCTCTACGGCGTCTTCTTCTCCGATGCCGTCTCCTCTCAGAGACTGGAACGCAGTTCGAAATTTGGCGGGAAAGAATCACGTGAGAGCTTCATCGGACGGCGGAGGATTGATGTGCTGTTTCTTGATGAAATCGTCGGGTGTGTTACCACCGcgaagaagagaaatgatggaCGGCTGA
- the LOC104746861 gene encoding putative phosphatidylinositol 4-phosphate 5-kinase 11, with protein sequence MAKSTREITAMEVRATEKNRIRYSTNHVTQLPPGTITEFDWKDYCPLGFRLVQELEGIEHDDYVHSICTDETLQKLSSEKIGKVFHISNDNRFLIKILRKSEIKVTLEMLPGYYSHINKYRSSLFTRIYGVHALKPVGGVKTYFAVMSNMLHSMVFMNKLYDLKGSPKGRTNKKIEVRNTTVLKDIDLDFCFYVDPLARQRIIKQTKLDCELLEEEGIMDYSLLVGLQAQESCPGSLHGLNPVYGSFTPPCSFKSDSTKSIKTALNSPDRSFVTMNPFSPDRDSVESEKPKSIQSVASNSTSSKTNQINSKSILAATLNDLFHNSSSINFGMKIPARARRVTRETGEEEWYDVLLYIGIVDTFQDYGMKKRIEHCYKSIQHNSNSISTVHPKIYSSRFQDFVSNIFLPHGDDRSL encoded by the exons ATGGCAAAGAGTACGAGGGAGATAACAGCCATGGAGGTGAGAGCCACAGAGAAAAATCGAATTCGATACTCTACGAATCACGTTACACAATTGCCACCTGGCACAATAACTGAGTTTGATTGGAAGGATTACTGTCCCTTGGGTTTCAG aCTTGTACAAGAACTTGAAGGTATCGAACATGATGATTACGTGCATTCAATTTGCACTGATGAGACTCTTCAGAAGCTTTCTTCTGAGAAAATTGGAAAGGTGTTTCATATTTCCAATGATAACCGTTTTCTCATCAAGATCCTTCGAAAATCCGAAATTAAG GTGACTCTAGAGATGCTTCCTGGTTACTACAGCCATATTAACAAGTACAGATCTTCACTATTCACAAGGATTTATGGTGTTCATGCTTTGAAACCTGTTGGAGGTGTTAAg ACATATTTCGCTGTGATGTCAAACATGCTACATTCAATGGTCTTCATGAACAAGCTCTATGATCTAAAAGGTTCTCCTAAAGGTCGAACTAACAAGAAAATTGAAGTGAGAAACACCACTGTTTTGAAGGATATCGATCTCGATTTCTGTTTCTACGTTGATCCATTGGCCAGACAACGCATCATCAA GCAAACAAAGCTAGATTGCGAGcttttggaagaagaaggtatAATGGATTATAGCTTACTGGTTGGTTTACAAGCTCAAGAGTCTTGTCCAG GTTCACTTCATGGATTAAACCCGGTTTATGGTAGCTTCACACCTCCAT GCTCGTTCAAAAGCGATAGCACAAAGTCGATCAAGACGGCTTTGAATTCTCCTGATAGATCTTTTGTAACAATGAATCCATTCTCCCCCGATAGAG ATTCAGTCGAAAGCGAAAAGCCAAAGTCTATACAATCAGTAGCAAGCAATAGCACAAGCTCAAAGACAAATCagatcaacagcaaaagcatATTAGCAGCAACACTCAATGACCTCTTCCACAATAG CTCAAGTATCAATTTTGGGATGAAAATTCCGGCGAGGGCACGGCGAGTGACGAGAGAGACGGGAGAAGAAGAATGGTACGACGTCCTTTTGTATATAGGGATCGTAGACACGTTTCAAGACTATGGTATGAAAAAACGCATAGAACATTGTTACAAATCCATCCAACATAACTCAAACTCAATCTCGACCGTTCATCCTAAGATTTACTCTTCTAGATTCCAAGACTTCGTCTCCAACATTTTCTTACCTCACGGCGACGATCGTTCTCTCTaa
- the LOC104746872 gene encoding BTB/POZ domain-containing protein At4g01160-like, with amino-acid sequence MSSDLSVSSDGDFGFAFNNVNFSDRLLRIEITSGSGEVSSSSSVVDLVTNRKRKREDTHVATTHEESDLNKNSCETNYENNNNNKHEEALVMADQEPQSGGEDENEYNNNCGVTNNPSVVSVRGLHVSSAILAAKSPFFYKLFSNGMLESKQKQMTLKIDASEETAVMELLNFMYSNSVSVTAPHALLDVIIVADKFEVASCMKYCSQLLLKMPMTLDSALRLLDLPSSLLMADSVKPLTNAARQFIASRYKNLLKHASLGIPVEELMALPLVGIEAILACDGLEVLSEDLLYEFVLRWAKAHYSVPEERKEILGSHLARYIRFPHMTCGKLKQILTSNDFTPCVASKLVLEALLFKAESLDKRRLLAHAQPASWFAERAYIYRPIKIVEFEVPRHQCIVYLDLKRKECESIRPSSWITSQTFSLGGQEFVLSAHRNMDQPGAFYCFGLFLWMRETGSASLSVDLEFSVRSKPTLEFEKKIKGNYSFTRGKSAGFRNLLLIPWDDFVAENSPYFINDVLHLRADLSIRL; translated from the exons ATGAGTTCGGATCTCTCGGTCTCCTCCGATGGGGATTTTGGGTTTGCTTTCAACAACGTTAATTTTTCCGACCGTCTTCTTAGGATCGAGATCACTAGTGGCAGCGGTGAGGTTAGCTCTTCTAGTAGTGTCGTCGACTTGGTTACGAATCGCAAACGCAAAAGAGAAGACACCCATG TTGCTACAACTCACGAGGAGTCTGATTTGAACAAGAACTCGTGTGAAACGAATTATgagaataacaacaacaacaaacatgaaGAAGCGTTGGTAATGGCTGACCAAGAACCACAATCAG GTGGTGAAGATGAGAAtgagtataataataattgtggAGTTACTAATAATCCTTCGGTTGTAAGCGTTAGAGGATTACATGTAAGTTCTGCCATATTGGCAGCCAAAAGCCCATTTTTCTACaag CTATTCTCTAATGGAATGCTTGAGTCAAAGCAAAAACAGATGACCTTGAAAATAGATGCTTCGG AAGAAACTGCTGTGATGGAGCTCTTGAATTTCATGTATAGCAATTCCGTATCAGTCACGGCACCACATGCTTTGCTCGATGTTATAATCGTGGCCGACAAGTTTGAGGTTGCTTCGTGCATGAAGTATTGCAGCCAGTTGCTTCTCAAAATGCCTATGACATTAGACTCTGCATTGCGTCTTCTTGATCTTCCTTCGAGTTTGCTAATGGCTGATTCAGTAAAGCCTTTAACAAATGCTGCAAGGCAGTTCATCGCCTCTCGCTACAAGAATCTATTAAAGCACGCCTCTCT TGGGATTCCAGTGGAGGAGTTGATGGCTTTGCCGTTGGTAGGTATCGAGGCAATACTAGCGTGTGACGGTCTAGAGGTTTTATCTGAAGACCTTTTATACGAATTTGTCTTGAGATGGGCGAAAGCGCATTACTCAGTTCCAGAAGAACGCAAAGAAATACTAGGATCTCATCTCGCTCGCTACATCCGTTTCCCTCACATGACATGTGGCAAACTCAAGCAAATCTTGACCTCAAACGACTTCACACCTTGTGTCGCATCAAAGCTAGTCCTTGAAGCCCTCTTGTTCAAAGCAGAATCGTTGGACAAGCGACGCCTTCTTGCCCATGCACAACCCGCATCCTGGTTTGCTGAACGAGCCTACATATACAGACCCATCAAAATTGTGGAATTCGAGGTTCCTCGGCACCAATGCATCGTTTACTTGGACTTAAAACGCAAAGAATGTGAAAGCATCCGTCCATCAAGCTGGATAACATCTCAAACGTTTTCCTTAGGAGGACAAGAATTCGTTCTCTCAGCTCACCGCAACATGGACCAACCAGGTGCGTTCTACTGTTTTGGACTGTTTCTTTGGATGCGAGAAACAGGGTCGGCGAGTCTGAGCGTGGACTTGGAATTCTCAGTGAGGTCAAAGCCAACTTtggaatttgagaaaaaaatcaaaggaaactATAGCTTCACCAGAGGTAAATCTGCTGGATTCAGAAACTTGCTTTTAATACCATGGGATGACTTCGTAGCTGAGAATTCCCCCTACTTCATCAATGATGTTCTTCATCTCCGAGCTGACCTCTCCATCCGCCTTTAG
- the LOC104712484 gene encoding protein CURVATURE THYLAKOID 1A, chloroplastic-like, translated as MAISVAAAASSSVAVIAPRVPAVSTRCSAVPYLPPPRSFGRSSFTVPLKLASGNGLQKVELMKMRASSDETSIDTNELITDLKEKWDGLENKSTVLLYGGGAIVAVWLSSIVVGAINSVPLLPKVMELVGLGYTGWFVYRYLLFKSSRKELAEDIDSLKKKIAGSE; from the exons ATGGCGATATCAGTAGCAGCAGCAGCTTCGTCCTCTGTGGCAGTGATTGCTCCACGTGTCCCCGCCGTCTCCACCCGATGCTCCGCCGTCCCTTACCTTCCTCCTCCTCGCTCCTTTGGCCGATCCTCTTTCACCGTTCCGTTGAAGCTTGCTTCAG GGAATGGTTTGCAAAAGGTTgaattgatgaagatgagagCTTCTTCAGACGAGACCTCCATCGACACCAACGAACTCATCACTGACTTGAAGGAAAAG TGGGATGGTCTTGAGAACAAGTCGACTGTGCTTCTTTATGGAGGAGGAGCCATTGTTGCTGTTTGGTTATCTTCCATTGTTGTTGGTGCCATCAACTCTGTTCCTCTG CTTCCCAAAGTTATGGAACTTGTCGGTCTCGGGTACACTGGATGGTTTGTCTACAGATACCTTCTCTTCAAG TCAAGCAGAAAGGAATTGGCTGAGGATATTGAttccttgaagaagaagatcgcaGGAAGCGAATag
- the LOC104712492 gene encoding uncharacterized protein LOC104712492, giving the protein MNDLKKLNLSIKRDDRIVIKFDPYASHERRGIKCIAFGDNGSFSSFSDTIRDYECAANDSHGHYALVVLNRKPKPKHEPEVVRRNWWWFVLTGIGVSVIAVVVIVFVVKLVKKKRLRKMERESEKSETIGNVWIGRSRMPSATMVRTQPCLEYHEDLPSSSNIP; this is encoded by the coding sequence ATGAATGATCTCAAGAAACTGAATCTTTCGATCAAGAGAGACGATCGCATCGTGATCAAATTCGATCCTTACGCTTCTCATGAACGTAGAGGAATCAAATGCATTGCCTTCGGTGACAATGGTTCGTTTTCGAGTTTCAGCGATACGATACGGGACTACGAATGTGCCGCTAATGATTCTCATGGGCACTACGCACTCGTGGTTCTAAACCGGAAACCTAAACCGAAACACGAACCGGAGGTGGTTAGGAGGAATTGGTGGTGGTTTGTTTTAACCGGGATTGGAGTTTCGGTTATCGCTGTTGTGGTGATCGTTTTTGTGGTGAAATTGGTTAAGAAAAAGAGGTTAagaaagatggagagagagtCGGAGAAGAGTGAGACGATCGGAAATGTTTGGATTGGTCGGAGTAGAATGCCGTCGGCGACGATGGTGAGAACTCAGCCATGTTTGGAATATCATGAagatcttccttcttcttctaatataccttga